One part of the Anopheles coustani chromosome 2, idAnoCousDA_361_x.2, whole genome shotgun sequence genome encodes these proteins:
- the LOC131264198 gene encoding zinc finger protein 512B-like, whose translation MKTFIALSVLVAVVAGAAIESGEQKTVEKRGLAEQLQDRSDHHHEHHEHVKYVTITKKVPVPYPVEVEKHVPVPVKIPYPVHVEKKVPFVIEKKVPVYVEKKVPVHVDRPVPVEVKVPYEVPVVHKEYVEVPKPYPVHVEKPYPVYVKKPVYIEKPVPVSVHIKKVKKHH comes from the exons ATGAAG ACGTTCATCGCGCTGTCCGTCCTGGTAGCCGTGGTGGCCGGAGCGGCCATCGAGTCCGGCGAGCAGAAGACCGTCGAGAAGCGAGGGCTGGCCGAGCAGCTGCAGGACCGATCGGATCACCATCACGAGCACCACGAGCACGTGAAGTACGTCACCATCACGAAGAAGGTGCCGGTGCCGTACCCGGTCGAGGTGGAGAAGCACGTGCCGGTGCCGGTGAAGATCCCCTACCCGGTGCACGTGGAGAAGAAGGTGCCGTTCGTGATCGAGAAGAAGGTGCCGGTGTACGTGGAGAAGAAGGTGCCGGTGCACGTTGACCGACCGGTTCCGGTGGAGGTGAAGGTACCGTACGAGGTGCCGGTGGTGCACAAGGAGTACGTCGAGGTGCCCAAGCCGTACCCGGTGCACGTGGAGAAGCCCTACCCGGTGTACGTGAAGAAGCCGGTCTACATCGAGAAGCCGGTGCCGGTCAGCGTGCACATCAAGAAGGTGAAGAAGCACCACTAA
- the LOC131264199 gene encoding titin-like: MKTFIVLSLAVALAAGASLEKKETVKSDDKNHGKRGLRDYGYGYAKEPELQGGFKPSFGFDLGSSELYAPQAKSFHVPEFHQNQYAPLYQKEQVHHHSPYSAYNWKEEKHTIITKKVPVPYPVNVEKQVVIEKKVPVHIDRPVPYAVEVPYRVEVEKKVPVYVEKKVHIDRPVPYPVKVKVPVYHKVEVEVPKPYPVHIPKPYPVYIEKEVHVPVIHRVEIEKPYPVYVEKPVLVEKVPESQEHEHSHEHSHEHSHESHELQSHELHSHEQEHTVHHDIRPVGVKSTDFISEPIHVAEHDHQYGEESQKIERKVDSDAKSDAEPTEQAKEGEKAADKESSAH, from the exons ATGAAG ACGTTCATTGTGTTGAGTTTGGCGGTGGCGCTGGCAGCCGGTGCCAGTCTGGAGAAGAAGGAAACCGTCAAGTCGGACGACAAGAACCACGGTAAGCGTGGTCTGCGCGACTACGGTTACGGTTACGCGAAGGAACCGGAGCTGCAGGGAGGCTTCAAGCCATCGTTCGGGTTCGATCTAGGCTCGAGCGAGCTGTACGCACCCCAGGCCAAATCCTTCCACGTGCCCGAGTTCCACCAGAACCAGTATGCACCGCTGTATCAGAAGGAGCAGGTCCACCACCACAGCCCCTACAGTGCGTACAACTGGAAGGAGGAGAAGCACACGATCATCACGAAGAAGGTGCCGGTGCCGTACCCGGTGAACGTGGAGAAGCAGGTCGTCATCGAGAAGAAGGTCCCGGTGCACATCGATCGCCCGGTGCCGTACGCGGTCGAG gttccgtaccgcgtcgaGGTCGAGAAGAAGGTCCCGGTTTACGTGGAGAAGAAGGTGCACATCGATCGGCCCGTCCCGTACCCGGTGAAGGTGAAGGTTCCGGTCTACCACAAGGTGGAGGTTGAGGTACCCAAGCCGTACCCGGTGCACATCCCGAAACCCTACCCGGTGTACATCGAGAAGGAG GTGCACGTGCCGGTCATCCATCGGGTGGAGATCGAGAAGCCCTATCCGGTGTACGTGGAGAAACCGGTGCTGGTCGAGAAGGTCCCGGAAAGTCAGGAGCACGAGCACAGCCACGAGCACAGTCACGAACATAGCCATGAAAGTCACGAACTCCAGAGCCACGAGCTCCACAGCCACGAACAGGAGCACACGGTCCACCACGACATTCGGCCGGTCGGTGTGAAGTCTACCGACTTCATTTCCGAGCCTATCCACGTGGCCGAGCACGATCACCAGTACGGCGAGGAGTCGCAGAAGATCGAACGTAAGGTGGACAGCGACGCAAAGTCGGACGCCGAGCCCACCGAGCAGGCCAAGGAGGGCGAAAAGGCTGCCGATAAAGAATCGTCGGCTCACTAG